ATTTGCTACCTTGAAAAGCAACGTTGGGTCGTTGAGAGAACGATTTCTTGGTTAAAGACAGGCTTTCGTCGCCTTACAGTGCGCTGGGAAAGAAAGGCAGTATATTGGAATGGTCTATTAATGTTTGGACTACTTGGCTATTGGATGAATTTCTTAAGTCGGCAAGTATCTTTAAAACAATAAATTTAATTCAAGATAGGTTCATATAATATTTGTTTTTCCTATATTAAAAACAATAAACTAAATTGCAGTGAAATTACCTGTGTAATTCATAGCAATCAACTAAAATTAAATCAGCTAGATTTTATTAAACATATCATTCAATTGATCGATAAGATTGATGCTACGGCTTTAATCCTTCAAAATGAAAAAGATTCTAAATATGAAAATCTTCTTTCCTTTAATTCTTACCTTGAAAAAAGTCTTTTAATTTTTATTTCTAATGATCATTCTAAAGAATTGGAAGTCGTCCAATGGGTAAAAAATAGAATAAATACAGATAATATAACCTATTACTTATCAATGTTTAGTTTAGGCCCAAACATTATTTTATCAATTGCTTGCACAGCTTACTTAGAAAAAAATAAGCCACTCCCAAAGAATTGCCAGGAACATTTAATAAAAAGCCCTAGAAATGCTCTTTTCATATTAAATGCAGGTTGCTTAGCCAAAGATGATCTTGTCATTAAAACAGTTTGGGAAATCATCTTTTTAAATAAAAACTTTGAAATCTTTAAAGCTGATGAAAAAATTACTTCTCTTGATTATCTCCTTAATAAAAAAGAATTCAGCAACCAAACTTTAATCGTAGGTGACTCGCAAAATCCTCAAGAAATTTTAGTAAACAGAGAAATTCTATCTCAAAGAAATCTTTATTTCCATGCACTTTTTCAAACAAATTTTTTAGAAGGATCTCTGATTGCTATTATACTCAAAGATCAAGATCATACAAAGAAATTACAAAACATCGATTACGAAGGGTTTTTGTATTTACTTCGTTACATTTATACCGGTGATGTCGATGTTCCCCTAGATCTTTGCCTAACTGTCAGTCATTTGGCAGATCTCTATTTAGAACCGAATTTAAAAAAAATATGCGATAAAAAGAAATGGGATCAAGCTGTTCTATCTCTCAAACATAAAAACTTAATAGGGAAATTTCAAAGTTCTCATTACGAGGAGTTCTTCTATCTAGTTCATGAGATTTATACAGGTAAAACCGATATATCCTCTGTTATTACGCTCAAAGATCTAAATATAGAAACACTACAAAACACCGATTACCAAGCTGTATTGTACCTACTGCATTACATCTACACTGGAGATGAGAATGTTCCTTCAAATCTTTGCTCAGATGTAAGCCGTTTAGCAGATGACTATTCAGAGCCTGATTTAAAAAAAGCATGTGATCAGAAAACTTGTAGATAAAAAATCTGTTCTTTTAAAAAATTTACCTTGG
This portion of the Candidatus Rhabdochlamydia sp. T3358 genome encodes:
- a CDS encoding BTB/POZ domain-containing protein; translated protein: MIDKIDATALILQNEKDSKYENLLSFNSYLEKSLLIFISNDHSKELEVVQWVKNRINTDNITYYLSMFSLGPNIILSIACTAYLEKNKPLPKNCQEHLIKSPRNALFILNAGCLAKDDLVIKTVWEIIFLNKNFEIFKADEKITSLDYLLNKKEFSNQTLIVGDSQNPQEILVNREILSQRNLYFHALFQTNFLEGSLIAIILKDQDHTKKLQNIDYEGFLYLLRYIYTGDVDVPLDLCLTVSHLADLYLEPNLKKICDKKKWDQAVLSLKHKNLIGKFQSSHYEEFFYLVHEIYTGKTDISSVITLKDLNIETLQNTDYQAVLYLLHYIYTGDENVPSNLCSDVSRLADDYSEPDLKKACDQKTCR